One Cryobacterium psychrophilum DNA segment encodes these proteins:
- a CDS encoding HNH endonuclease signature motif containing protein, whose product MFTTVKSGAEMVALLLQAGELVTAALAGVQFSLLDEDDALSVMGALEAVGRRVDGGRISSAAHVGFRADSGLGHDSLAWKNGCRGKFELITGVTRISSSEAKRRMRLGGTITGVSSATSGLVGQVVPVLHPAVAESLAAGELGIDAADVIVTALEQISTRVAPDDLDRAERALVASATGAITPETEGLPGAGIAFSADLIRAQAHEWAAMLDPDGAAPSDDKTAAKSTFGFGLLRDGLYPLRGGVTPDLRGVMNGVFNTFLSAHAAPAFPSAEDQARLEAGELIPGAEEAVDDRTGGEKCADILRAVFEKTARDPKTPTMGGAAPVVMVHVNARDLKNGRGVGWIDGVDAPISLRSVNQRLCAGGYQQVIIGDDGHVLHLAAKERFFSPAQRRAIAARDGGCVIPGCKIAAAWCEVHHVIPWQSQGLTDVENGVLLCWFHHHTIDTAGWDIRMINGRPHLRGPVLFDPTRTWRPAAAHRANTPSSDPPWSKSKG is encoded by the coding sequence ATGTTCACGACGGTGAAGTCCGGAGCTGAGATGGTCGCCCTGCTACTGCAGGCCGGCGAACTCGTCACGGCCGCCCTCGCCGGAGTGCAATTCAGCCTCCTCGATGAGGACGATGCACTCAGCGTGATGGGCGCGTTGGAGGCCGTGGGGCGTCGGGTGGATGGTGGCCGGATCAGCTCCGCGGCCCATGTCGGGTTTCGCGCCGATTCCGGCCTCGGGCATGACTCGCTCGCCTGGAAGAACGGATGCCGCGGCAAGTTCGAACTGATCACCGGGGTGACGCGTATCTCGAGTAGCGAGGCGAAGCGGCGGATGCGCCTCGGCGGCACCATCACCGGGGTCTCGTCCGCGACCAGCGGCCTGGTCGGGCAGGTTGTGCCGGTGCTGCACCCCGCCGTCGCCGAGAGTCTGGCCGCTGGGGAACTCGGCATCGACGCCGCCGACGTGATCGTGACCGCACTGGAACAGATTTCGACCCGGGTCGCCCCCGATGACCTCGACCGGGCCGAACGCGCCCTGGTGGCGTCGGCGACCGGGGCGATCACCCCGGAGACCGAGGGCCTCCCGGGCGCGGGGATCGCGTTCAGTGCCGACCTCATTCGGGCGCAGGCCCACGAATGGGCGGCGATGCTCGACCCCGATGGGGCCGCGCCGAGCGACGACAAGACCGCCGCGAAGAGCACGTTCGGGTTCGGGCTCCTGCGGGATGGGCTGTATCCGCTGCGCGGCGGCGTGACGCCCGACCTCCGCGGCGTGATGAACGGCGTGTTCAACACGTTCCTGTCAGCCCACGCGGCACCGGCGTTCCCGTCGGCGGAGGACCAGGCGCGCCTGGAGGCCGGGGAACTCATCCCCGGCGCCGAAGAAGCCGTCGACGACCGCACCGGCGGGGAGAAATGCGCCGACATTCTGCGGGCGGTGTTCGAAAAGACCGCCCGAGACCCGAAAACCCCGACCATGGGCGGCGCCGCGCCCGTCGTGATGGTGCACGTGAACGCCCGCGACCTGAAGAACGGTCGCGGCGTCGGCTGGATCGACGGCGTCGACGCCCCGATCAGCCTCCGCAGCGTAAACCAGCGGCTGTGCGCGGGCGGCTACCAGCAGGTCATCATCGGCGACGACGGCCACGTACTGCACCTGGCAGCGAAGGAACGATTCTTCAGCCCCGCCCAGCGCCGCGCGATCGCCGCCCGCGACGGCGGCTGCGTCATCCCCGGCTGCAAAATCGCCGCCGCCTGGTGCGAAGTGCACCACGTGATTCCGTGGCAATCTCAGGGACTTACCGACGTGGAAAACGGTGTGCTGTTGTGCTGGTTCCACCACCACACCATTGACACCGCCGGGTGGGACATTCGAATGATCAACGGGAGGCCCCACCTGCGCGGTCCCGTACTCTTCGACCCCACCCGAACCTGGCGACCAGCCGCCGCACACCGCGCCAACACACCCAGCAGTGACCCGCCGTGGAGCAAATCGAAAGGGTGA
- a CDS encoding YdeI/OmpD-associated family protein has product MAERTPERTSPGAPAVRFEATLLTIADRPIVKLPKEASAQLPSRGQVAVTGILNRQAFETVLEPDGMRGHWLQVDKNVRQAVALSVGDTVEVELHVSKAWPEPEMPKDFQEALAGAPDVSELWRDITPMARWEWVRWINATKNVQTRQRRVEVGLLKLRSGKRRPCCFDLASCTDPELSKNGKLIDAV; this is encoded by the coding sequence ATGGCTGAGAGAACACCTGAGCGCACTTCTCCCGGTGCGCCTGCCGTCCGCTTTGAAGCGACACTGCTGACGATCGCTGACCGGCCCATCGTGAAGTTGCCTAAAGAGGCAAGCGCCCAGCTGCCATCCCGCGGCCAGGTGGCGGTCACCGGAATACTGAACCGCCAAGCCTTCGAGACAGTTCTCGAACCGGATGGGATGCGGGGCCATTGGCTTCAGGTCGACAAAAATGTGCGACAGGCCGTGGCTCTCAGCGTCGGCGATACGGTGGAGGTTGAACTCCACGTGTCCAAAGCGTGGCCCGAACCCGAGATGCCGAAAGACTTCCAGGAGGCGCTGGCGGGCGCTCCCGACGTCTCCGAGCTCTGGAGGGACATCACGCCGATGGCGCGCTGGGAATGGGTGCGCTGGATAAACGCCACCAAGAACGTTCAGACTCGCCAGCGGCGCGTCGAGGTTGGTCTTTTGAAGCTTCGATCTGGCAAGCGACGGCCTTGTTGCTTCGATCTCGCATCCTGCACCGACCCTGAACTGTCGAAGAACGGCAAGCTCATAGACGCAGTGTAG
- a CDS encoding MarR family winged helix-turn-helix transcriptional regulator, translating into MPDHDEVDRIVVSWLRERPDLDFAPLQVLSRVARLAKHLDRARRTAFSRSELQSWEFDVLSALRRAGAPYELSPKSLLQQTLVSSGTMTNRINGLVERGLVTRHTDPHDGRGILVGMTPGGLTRVDAAITRLVDAEAALLSTLSTSEQDRLATLLRKLSLSFD; encoded by the coding sequence ATGCCTGACCATGATGAAGTAGACCGGATCGTAGTTTCATGGCTGCGCGAACGACCGGATCTCGACTTCGCCCCGCTCCAGGTTCTCTCGCGGGTGGCCCGCCTGGCCAAGCACCTCGACCGGGCCCGCCGCACGGCCTTCTCCCGGTCAGAACTGCAATCCTGGGAATTTGACGTGCTTTCCGCGCTGCGCCGGGCCGGCGCACCCTACGAGCTCAGCCCCAAGTCGCTGCTGCAGCAGACGCTCGTGTCGAGCGGCACCATGACCAACCGCATCAACGGGCTCGTCGAACGCGGCCTGGTCACTCGCCACACCGATCCTCACGATGGTCGCGGCATCCTCGTGGGCATGACTCCGGGGGGCCTCACGAGAGTGGATGCCGCCATCACTCGACTCGTGGACGCCGAGGCCGCGCTGCTGAGCACCCTCTCCACGAGCGAGCAGGACCGCCTCGCCACCCTCCTCCGCAAGCTCAGCCTCAGCTTCGACTGA
- the glmU gene encoding bifunctional UDP-N-acetylglucosamine diphosphorylase/glucosamine-1-phosphate N-acetyltransferase GlmU, with protein MTDAHLAIIVLAAGQGTRMKSSLPKLLHPLAGLPIVSHVLATARSLNAAHIVTVVRHERDRLVAVVAEELPESLIVDQDEVPGTGRAVEQAIAALPAGFDGDVLVINGDVPLLDAATLATFINAHRSSAAAGTVLSAFPDDSTGYGRIVRSAQGSFDRIVEQKDASANERAIDEINAGVYLFGFAALREQLAQLTTENVQGEKYLTDVIGLLRQAGAEVAAVPVEEAWLVAGINDRAQLSDAALALNQLIVRGWQLAGVTIQDPATTWIDLKAKLAPDVTILPGTQILGSTVVETGAIVGPDTTLTDCEIGEGAVVKRTDATLAVIAAGASVGPFSYLRPGTLLGADGKIGAFVETKNATIGAGSKVPHLSYVGDAVVGEGSNIGAGTIFANYDGVAKHHSNIGSHVRTGSHNVFVAPITIGDGAYTGAGSVVRKNVPAGALAINVAPQRNMDGWVHTNRPGTAADAAQAASQRSTESGE; from the coding sequence GTGACAGACGCCCACCTCGCCATCATCGTGCTCGCCGCCGGCCAGGGCACGCGAATGAAATCCAGCCTCCCGAAGCTGCTGCACCCGCTGGCCGGGCTCCCCATCGTGAGTCACGTGCTCGCGACGGCTCGCTCGCTCAATGCGGCCCACATCGTGACCGTCGTGCGCCACGAGCGCGATCGCCTCGTCGCCGTCGTTGCCGAGGAGCTGCCGGAGAGCCTCATCGTCGACCAGGACGAGGTCCCGGGCACCGGCCGCGCCGTGGAGCAGGCCATCGCCGCTCTGCCCGCCGGGTTTGACGGTGACGTGCTCGTGATCAACGGTGACGTACCCCTGCTGGATGCCGCCACCCTCGCCACCTTCATCAACGCGCACCGCTCGAGCGCCGCCGCCGGAACGGTGCTCTCCGCCTTCCCCGACGACTCCACCGGCTATGGACGCATCGTGCGGTCCGCCCAGGGATCGTTCGACCGCATCGTGGAACAGAAAGACGCCAGCGCCAATGAGCGGGCGATTGACGAGATCAACGCCGGCGTATATCTCTTCGGATTCGCGGCCTTGCGTGAGCAGCTCGCCCAGCTGACAACCGAGAACGTTCAGGGTGAGAAGTACCTCACCGACGTGATCGGTTTGCTGCGTCAGGCCGGTGCCGAGGTAGCCGCGGTCCCCGTTGAGGAAGCCTGGCTCGTTGCCGGCATCAACGATCGCGCGCAGCTCAGCGACGCGGCCCTTGCCCTCAACCAACTCATCGTGCGCGGCTGGCAGCTTGCCGGGGTCACCATCCAGGACCCGGCGACGACGTGGATCGATCTCAAAGCGAAGCTCGCGCCCGACGTCACCATCCTGCCGGGAACCCAGATCCTTGGTTCCACCGTGGTCGAGACGGGCGCGATCGTCGGCCCTGACACGACCCTTACGGATTGCGAGATCGGTGAGGGAGCGGTCGTGAAGCGCACGGACGCGACGCTCGCTGTGATCGCGGCGGGAGCATCCGTTGGCCCGTTCTCGTACCTGCGGCCCGGTACGCTGCTCGGCGCAGACGGCAAGATCGGCGCCTTCGTGGAGACCAAGAACGCCACGATCGGTGCGGGCAGCAAGGTGCCGCACCTCAGTTACGTGGGCGACGCCGTGGTGGGTGAGGGATCGAACATCGGCGCTGGAACCATCTTCGCCAATTACGACGGTGTAGCCAAGCACCACTCGAACATCGGGTCGCATGTGCGAACCGGGTCACACAACGTCTTCGTGGCGCCGATTACAATTGGCGATGGAGCATATACGGGAGCGGGTTCGGTCGTTCGAAAGAACGTGCCGGCGGGGGCGCTGGCCATCAACGTTGCACCGCAACGCAACATGGACGGTTGGGTTCACACCAACCGCCCCGGCACGGCCGCTGATGCGGCCCAGGCCGCAAGCCAGAGAAGTACCGAGAGCGGAGAATAA
- a CDS encoding ribose-phosphate diphosphokinase, whose protein sequence is MSEIKTSGDKRLVLVSGRAHPQLAVDIATELGSELLQTDARTFANGELYARFDESVRGSDAFVIQSHTAPINEWLMEQLIMVDALKRASAKRITVVAPFYPYARQDKKGRGREPISARLVADLFKVAGADRIMSIDLHAAQIQGFFDGPVDHLFAMPVLLEHFREKLDPATLTVVSPDMGRVRVADIWSDRLGVPLAIIHKRRDPLVPNRVSVHEIVGQVEGRVCLLVDDMIDTGRTIALAAEALRDAGAIGVVVAATHAVFSDPAVDMLQNPAISAVVVTDTLPIPEEKRFPTLTVLPIAPLLARAIHEVFDEGSVTSMFDGAA, encoded by the coding sequence GTGTCTGAAATCAAGACCAGCGGCGATAAGCGACTTGTATTGGTCTCGGGGCGGGCGCATCCACAGCTTGCCGTCGACATCGCCACGGAGCTTGGCTCGGAACTGCTCCAGACCGATGCGCGCACCTTCGCCAACGGTGAGCTGTACGCACGGTTCGATGAGAGCGTTCGCGGCTCCGACGCGTTCGTCATCCAGTCGCACACGGCGCCGATCAACGAGTGGTTGATGGAACAGCTCATCATGGTCGACGCCCTCAAGCGCGCCTCGGCGAAGCGGATCACCGTCGTCGCGCCGTTCTATCCCTACGCCAGGCAGGACAAGAAGGGTCGCGGTCGCGAGCCGATCTCTGCCCGCCTCGTCGCCGACCTGTTCAAGGTTGCCGGAGCCGATCGCATCATGTCGATCGACCTGCACGCCGCACAGATCCAGGGCTTCTTCGACGGCCCCGTCGACCACCTTTTCGCGATGCCGGTGCTGCTTGAGCACTTCCGCGAGAAGCTCGACCCCGCAACCCTCACCGTTGTCTCGCCCGACATGGGCCGCGTTCGCGTCGCCGACATCTGGAGTGACCGCCTCGGGGTTCCCCTCGCCATCATCCACAAGCGTCGCGACCCGCTCGTCCCCAACCGCGTCTCGGTACACGAGATCGTCGGCCAGGTGGAGGGACGTGTCTGCCTGCTCGTCGATGACATGATCGACACCGGCCGCACGATCGCCCTGGCCGCCGAGGCGCTGCGCGATGCCGGCGCCATCGGCGTTGTCGTCGCTGCCACGCACGCCGTGTTCAGCGACCCGGCCGTTGACATGCTGCAGAACCCCGCCATCTCGGCCGTCGTCGTCACCGACACGCTCCCGATCCCGGAGGAGAAGCGCTTCCCCACGCTCACCGTCCTGCCGATCGCCCCGCTGCTGGCGCGTGCGATTCACGAGGTCTTCGACGAGGGTTCCGTCACCTCAATGTTTGACGGCGCCGCGTAG
- a CDS encoding patatin-like phospholipase family protein, producing MKRSLVLAGGGMRVAWQTGVVKALTEEGLSFDHYDGTSGGILTAAMLLSGLRADDMVALWSALDVGDFASGLPLKEYLKGPWSLQAFGDADGIRDQVFPGLGIDVARIRSTDIAGTFNVADFTHKRSIAFEAGEIDAELLAAGMSLPIFMTPLRRDGVVYTDAVWIRDANVAEALRRGAEEIWLVWCIGNTGYYGDGPLEQYVHMIEMSATGALLADFAEAAAAGRRFVLHVVKPQHPLPLDPEYFLGRISTDSLIAMGYRDARAYLDAASPTGVPADAACTAMTEHAPGIRYVEGLSAKVHGVRLTLSVTVVLPLPGESAVPELAGFLDYAPWGARIFLAGGAVDIDGARVTYTARILHDGAWLRLSARRDLTDDPGWDAWGDMNTVELAVHDAQDTLVLSSDLTLGVRGLRRLVASVEPVGTHGLVSRADAIRRVLVKVLGRN from the coding sequence ATGAAACGATCCCTGGTGCTGGCCGGCGGGGGCATGCGTGTGGCGTGGCAGACCGGGGTGGTCAAGGCCCTCACCGAGGAGGGACTCAGTTTCGACCATTACGACGGAACGAGTGGCGGAATCCTCACGGCAGCAATGCTGCTCTCCGGGCTTCGCGCCGACGACATGGTGGCGCTGTGGAGCGCGCTCGACGTGGGCGACTTTGCCTCGGGGCTGCCGCTGAAGGAGTATTTGAAGGGGCCGTGGTCGCTTCAGGCGTTCGGGGACGCCGACGGGATTCGCGACCAGGTGTTCCCGGGACTCGGAATCGACGTGGCCCGCATCCGCTCGACAGACATTGCGGGCACGTTCAACGTGGCCGATTTCACGCACAAGCGATCGATCGCCTTCGAGGCGGGCGAGATCGACGCCGAGCTGCTCGCCGCAGGAATGTCGCTGCCCATTTTCATGACGCCGCTGCGCCGCGACGGCGTGGTGTACACCGATGCGGTGTGGATTAGGGACGCCAACGTGGCGGAGGCCCTGCGTCGTGGCGCGGAGGAGATCTGGCTCGTGTGGTGCATTGGCAACACGGGCTACTACGGCGATGGGCCGCTCGAACAGTACGTGCACATGATCGAGATGAGCGCCACCGGGGCGTTGCTCGCGGACTTCGCCGAGGCCGCCGCGGCGGGGCGGCGCTTCGTGCTGCACGTGGTGAAGCCGCAGCATCCGCTGCCGCTGGATCCCGAGTATTTTCTCGGCCGCATCAGCACCGATTCCCTCATCGCGATGGGGTATCGGGATGCCCGTGCCTACCTGGATGCGGCAAGTCCGACGGGTGTACCGGCGGATGCGGCGTGCACCGCCATGACGGAGCATGCGCCGGGCATCCGCTACGTCGAAGGGCTCAGCGCCAAGGTGCACGGTGTGCGACTGACCCTGTCGGTCACCGTCGTTCTGCCGCTGCCCGGTGAATCGGCCGTTCCGGAGCTCGCGGGCTTTCTCGACTACGCCCCATGGGGCGCACGAATTTTCCTGGCCGGCGGGGCCGTCGACATCGACGGGGCGCGTGTGACCTACACGGCGCGGATTCTGCACGACGGAGCGTGGCTGCGCCTGAGCGCCCGACGGGACCTGACGGACGACCCCGGCTGGGATGCCTGGGGCGATATGAACACGGTGGAGCTCGCCGTGCACGACGCGCAGGACACCCTCGTGCTCTCCTCAGACCTGACGCTCGGGGTGCGCGGTCTGCGGCGCCTCGTGGCCAGTGTCGAGCCGGTCGGCACGCATGGACTCGTGAGCCGGGCCGACGCGATTCGCCGCGTACTCGTGAAGGTGCTCGGTCGAAACTAG
- a CDS encoding DUF1772 domain-containing protein yields the protein MREAGPGGWLLLVNALYFLFGATMYMGTMWVLKFFLYPTWRGLTPETEPVHFAIPTLAATKFFTFVVPLMLVAGAVLVVSEWGHPRVWLSWVCVAGIIFLTYVGQVLIIPINKKIRAGTYAGVDELRALLRRWMWLNDLRFYGSTVLWLVIVGYIVDKGQLAAAFS from the coding sequence ATGCGTGAAGCCGGACCCGGCGGGTGGCTGCTGCTCGTCAACGCCCTGTATTTTCTCTTCGGGGCCACGATGTACATGGGCACGATGTGGGTGCTCAAGTTCTTTCTGTACCCCACCTGGCGGGGACTCACCCCGGAGACCGAACCGGTTCACTTCGCCATTCCCACGCTCGCGGCCACGAAGTTCTTCACCTTCGTCGTTCCGCTCATGCTGGTGGCCGGCGCGGTGCTCGTGGTGTCGGAGTGGGGCCACCCGCGCGTGTGGCTCAGCTGGGTGTGCGTGGCGGGAATCATCTTCCTGACCTACGTGGGCCAGGTGCTGATCATCCCGATCAACAAGAAGATTCGAGCCGGCACGTACGCGGGGGTCGACGAGCTGCGCGCGTTGCTCCGGCGCTGGATGTGGCTCAACGACCTGCGATTCTACGGTTCCACGGTGTTGTGGCTCGTGATTGTGGGCTACATCGTCGACAAGGGACAGCTCGCGGCGGCGTTCTCATGA
- a CDS encoding acetoacetate decarboxylase family protein: MNAATAALGRSLQGLLQGTLLRLPSPVPERQARLTGQHALVDGIPYTMPVNSDDSPVLMAAFPIRRSAAARLLPGTELHPVGIGFGRGLLVVTVVNYLATDIGTYIEYSLAIAVTHGSKPAPPLLPALLMGTYGTGQYVVDLPVSSEISVKGGKGIWGMPKHQANLDFLVTPKKVSAMYAVNGMHGCTIDIKRPPHTNLPLKLAAVNYCAFRGQLMKSSIYFEARADVAVGRRAQARLVLGDAPGVQALKTLHVARKPLFTAYMPEAHGVLDDHYEGWFLTADTSELAASGHRGDGLGSVVHLTNSQQWLAPPRRHTSDRGSDVEM, from the coding sequence CGGCCCTGGGCCGTTCGCTGCAGGGTCTCCTCCAGGGCACGCTTTTGCGTCTGCCCTCTCCCGTGCCGGAACGTCAGGCACGGCTCACCGGCCAACACGCGCTCGTTGACGGTATCCCGTACACGATGCCGGTCAACTCCGATGATTCCCCCGTGCTGATGGCCGCCTTTCCCATTCGGCGTTCAGCGGCCGCTCGTCTGCTGCCCGGCACCGAACTGCATCCGGTCGGCATCGGGTTTGGCCGCGGACTACTCGTTGTGACGGTGGTCAACTATCTCGCCACCGACATCGGCACATACATCGAGTACTCCCTCGCCATCGCCGTGACGCACGGGTCGAAACCCGCCCCGCCCCTGCTGCCGGCACTGCTTATGGGCACCTACGGCACGGGCCAGTACGTGGTCGACCTTCCGGTGAGCTCCGAGATCTCCGTGAAGGGCGGCAAGGGTATCTGGGGCATGCCCAAGCACCAGGCCAACCTCGACTTCCTCGTGACCCCGAAGAAGGTCTCCGCGATGTATGCCGTCAATGGCATGCACGGGTGCACGATCGACATCAAACGCCCGCCGCACACGAACCTCCCGCTCAAGCTCGCGGCGGTCAACTACTGCGCCTTCCGCGGCCAGCTGATGAAGTCCTCCATTTACTTCGAGGCCCGAGCGGATGTCGCGGTCGGCCGCCGGGCGCAGGCGCGACTGGTTCTCGGCGACGCGCCCGGCGTTCAGGCGTTGAAGACGCTGCACGTCGCCCGCAAACCCCTCTTCACCGCGTATATGCCCGAGGCGCACGGTGTGCTCGACGACCACTACGAGGGATGGTTCCTCACGGCGGACACGAGCGAGCTCGCGGCATCGGGTCACCGCGGTGACGGCCTGGGGAGCGTTGTGCACCTGACGAACAGCCAGCAGTGGCTCGCGCCGCCTCGACGGCACACCTCCGACCGCGGCAGCGACGTAGAGATGTGA